In a single window of the Bradyrhizobium sp. ORS 285 genome:
- a CDS encoding DnaJ C-terminal domain-containing protein, protein MRDPYEVLGVPRSASAAAIKSAYRKLAKKHHPDSNKDDPKASARFAEINSANEILGDEEKRKQFDRGEIDADGKPRFQGFPGGGAGRAGPGGGFENYSFRSGGGPGGGFGGGGGFEYILNSMFGGAARGGRGGGSPFEFDTGGVGVDLDLKVAMSVSLEESVKGGEKRVRLPSGKELNVKVPPGVAAGQQIRLKGQGESAPGHRPGDLLITIQIAPHPFFKVEGSDVRLDLPITLYEAVLGAKVRAPTLGSAVELSIPKNTSSGRTFRLKGKGLPKSDGSAGDLFVTTKIVLPDGNDAELEALMTKWRDKHPYNPRSNLS, encoded by the coding sequence ATGCGCGACCCCTATGAGGTCTTGGGGGTGCCGCGAAGCGCCAGCGCTGCGGCCATCAAGAGCGCCTATCGCAAGCTCGCCAAGAAGCATCATCCCGACAGCAACAAGGATGACCCGAAGGCATCGGCCAGGTTTGCCGAGATCAATTCAGCCAACGAGATCCTGGGCGACGAGGAGAAGCGGAAGCAGTTCGATCGCGGGGAGATCGACGCCGACGGCAAGCCGCGCTTCCAGGGCTTTCCTGGCGGCGGCGCCGGCCGGGCCGGCCCTGGCGGCGGCTTCGAGAATTACAGCTTCCGCAGCGGCGGCGGGCCGGGTGGCGGCTTCGGCGGAGGCGGCGGCTTCGAGTACATTCTCAACAGCATGTTCGGCGGCGCGGCCCGTGGCGGGCGCGGCGGCGGCAGCCCGTTCGAGTTCGATACCGGCGGTGTCGGCGTCGATCTCGACCTGAAGGTCGCGATGTCGGTGTCGCTCGAGGAGTCCGTCAAGGGCGGCGAGAAGCGCGTGCGCCTGCCCTCAGGCAAGGAACTCAACGTCAAGGTTCCGCCGGGCGTCGCCGCGGGTCAGCAGATCCGACTGAAGGGGCAGGGCGAGAGCGCGCCGGGACATCGGCCCGGCGATCTCCTGATCACGATCCAGATCGCGCCGCATCCGTTCTTCAAGGTCGAGGGCAGCGACGTCAGGCTGGATCTGCCGATCACGCTGTACGAGGCGGTGCTCGGCGCCAAGGTGCGCGCGCCGACTCTCGGCAGCGCGGTCGAGCTGTCGATCCCGAAGAACACGTCCAGCGGCCGCACCTTCCGGCTGAAGGGCAAGGGGCTGCCGAAGAGCGACGGCTCCGCGGGCGATCTGTTCGTCACGACGAAGATCGTGCTGCCGGACGGCAACGACGCCGAGCTGGAGGCGCTGATGACCAAGTGGCGCGACAAGCATCCCTACAATCCGCGCAGCAATCTTTCGTAA
- a CDS encoding RT0821/Lpp0805 family surface protein yields the protein MTLILIGLSGGGCSLSRPETAFAKMEDAEITGTISPPPEREPTEADLAFARNAASDVLTKGTKDSSQPWQNPQTGARGSVTPIAKSYTADNGRTCRDFLASYVNGKTERWLQGSACRIERGRWDIQTLKPWQQS from the coding sequence TTGACACTCATTCTAATCGGCCTGTCCGGCGGCGGCTGCAGCCTGTCGCGTCCCGAGACGGCATTCGCCAAGATGGAGGATGCGGAGATCACCGGCACGATCAGCCCGCCGCCCGAACGCGAGCCGACCGAGGCCGATCTCGCTTTCGCCCGCAACGCCGCATCGGACGTGCTGACCAAGGGCACCAAGGATTCCAGCCAGCCCTGGCAGAATCCGCAGACCGGCGCCCGCGGCTCGGTGACGCCGATCGCCAAATCCTACACGGCCGACAACGGCCGCACTTGCCGGGATTTCCTGGCGAGCTATGTCAACGGCAAGACCGAGCGGTGGCTGCAGGGCTCGGCCTGCCGGATCGAGCGGGGACGCTGGGACATCCAGACGCTCAAACCCTGGCAGCAAAGCTAA
- the pdxH gene encoding pyridoxamine 5'-phosphate oxidase has protein sequence MTDPTSIKHQTTLTSGTSADFTQAGEPFALFAEWFAEATKSEPNDPNAMALSTVDAEGLPDVRMVLMKGYDADGFVFYSHKASQKGQELAANPKAALLFHWKSLRRQVRIRGLVTPVTDAEADAYFASRPKQAQLGAWASKQSQPLESRFAFEQAIAKVAAQYIIGEVPRPPGWSGWRITPVRMEFWHDRPFRLHDRIEFRRDAAGQPWAKVRMYP, from the coding sequence ATGACCGACCCCACGAGCATCAAACACCAGACAACCTTAACATCCGGTACATCGGCCGATTTTACCCAGGCCGGCGAGCCGTTTGCGCTGTTTGCGGAGTGGTTCGCGGAGGCCACCAAGAGCGAGCCGAACGATCCGAATGCGATGGCGCTGTCGACGGTCGATGCTGAGGGGCTGCCGGACGTGCGCATGGTGCTGATGAAGGGCTATGACGCTGATGGCTTCGTGTTCTACAGCCACAAGGCCAGCCAGAAGGGCCAGGAGCTCGCCGCCAATCCGAAGGCTGCGCTGCTGTTTCATTGGAAGTCGCTGCGCCGGCAGGTGCGCATCCGCGGCCTGGTGACGCCGGTGACCGACGCGGAGGCCGACGCCTATTTCGCGAGCCGGCCGAAACAGGCGCAGCTTGGCGCGTGGGCCAGCAAGCAGTCGCAGCCGCTGGAGAGCCGCTTCGCCTTCGAGCAGGCGATCGCCAAGGTCGCCGCGCAATACATCATCGGCGAGGTGCCGCGGCCGCCGGGATGGAGCGGCTGGCGCATCACGCCTGTTCGCATGGAGTTCTGGCACGACCGGCCATTCCGTCTGCACGACCGCATCGAATTCCGCCGCGACGCCGCCGGCCAGCCATGGGCGAAGGTGAGGATGTATCCGTAA
- a CDS encoding SDR family NAD(P)-dependent oxidoreductase yields MPTSSNQPRRTMLLTGASRGIGHATVIRFSSAGWRVLTCSRHPFPEECPWGAGPEDHVQVDLADPQDTLRAIAEIKQRIDGGELHALVNNAAISPKGSGGARLGTVDTDLDTWNHVFRVNFFAPIMMARGLINELKAAKGSVVNVTSIAGSRVHPFAGAAYATSKAALAALTREMASDFGRVGVRVNSIAPGEIDTSILSPGTEKIVQEQIPMQRLGTPDEVAKIIYVLCTETSSYVNGAEIHINGGQHV; encoded by the coding sequence ATGCCGACCTCTTCCAACCAGCCGCGGCGCACGATGCTGCTGACCGGCGCCAGCCGCGGCATCGGCCACGCGACGGTGATCCGCTTCTCGTCCGCGGGCTGGCGCGTGCTGACCTGTTCGCGGCATCCGTTTCCGGAGGAATGCCCGTGGGGAGCCGGTCCCGAGGACCACGTCCAGGTCGACCTCGCCGATCCGCAGGATACGCTGCGCGCGATCGCCGAAATCAAGCAGCGCATCGACGGCGGCGAACTGCATGCGCTGGTCAACAACGCCGCGATCTCGCCGAAGGGATCCGGCGGTGCGCGGCTCGGCACCGTCGACACCGATCTCGACACCTGGAATCACGTCTTCCGCGTCAACTTCTTCGCGCCGATCATGATGGCGCGCGGCCTGATCAACGAGCTCAAGGCGGCCAAGGGTTCGGTGGTCAACGTCACCTCGATCGCCGGCTCGCGCGTGCATCCCTTCGCCGGCGCCGCCTACGCGACGTCCAAGGCGGCGCTCGCGGCGTTGACCCGCGAGATGGCTTCGGATTTCGGCCGTGTCGGCGTGCGCGTCAACTCGATCGCGCCGGGCGAGATCGATACCTCGATCCTGTCGCCCGGCACCGAGAAGATCGTGCAGGAGCAGATCCCGATGCAGCGGCTCGGCACACCCGACGAGGTCGCCAAGATCATCTACGTGCTGTGCACCGAGACCAGCTCCTACGTGAACGGCGCCGAGATCCACATCAACGGCGGCCAGCACGTCTGA
- a CDS encoding magnesium transporter CorA family protein has protein sequence MFSVFVPSESSLKKAAVTDPAALPDNAVWVDLVNPSSAEDRAVEQLAGIAVPTREDMQEIEISSRLYIENGARYMTATLMCHSDTDMPRTTAVTFILSGHRLVTVRYDQPRPFAVVEAKLARNCAPGITGEMVLMELLDAVIDRCADILERVGADIDQVSHEIFEPNNERHGHAKQYSQILIAIGRKGDLTSKVRESLVSIGRLVTFLSAVVEGVKWSKDMREQLKTMQRDVASLTDHASYLAGKITFVLDAMLGVVNLEQNNIIKLFSVMAVVLMPPTLIASIYGMNFKMMPELEWAHGYPMALVLMLICAIVPYYIFKLKKWL, from the coding sequence ATGTTCTCGGTGTTCGTCCCGTCGGAGTCCTCGCTCAAGAAGGCGGCCGTCACCGATCCCGCAGCCCTGCCGGACAATGCGGTCTGGGTCGACCTTGTGAACCCGAGCAGCGCCGAGGATCGGGCGGTCGAGCAATTGGCCGGGATTGCGGTGCCGACGCGCGAGGACATGCAGGAGATCGAGATCTCCAGCCGGCTCTACATCGAGAACGGCGCCCGCTACATGACTGCGACCCTGATGTGTCATTCCGACACCGACATGCCCAGGACCACGGCCGTGACCTTCATCCTCTCCGGCCACCGCCTGGTGACGGTGCGCTACGATCAGCCGCGGCCGTTCGCGGTGGTGGAGGCCAAGCTCGCCCGCAACTGTGCGCCCGGCATCACCGGCGAGATGGTGCTGATGGAGCTGCTCGACGCTGTGATTGATCGCTGTGCCGACATTCTCGAACGGGTCGGCGCCGACATCGATCAGGTCAGCCACGAGATCTTCGAGCCCAACAACGAGCGGCACGGCCACGCCAAGCAATATTCGCAGATCCTGATCGCGATCGGCCGCAAGGGAGACCTGACCTCGAAGGTGCGGGAAAGCCTCGTCTCGATCGGCCGCCTCGTCACCTTCCTCTCGGCTGTGGTCGAAGGCGTGAAGTGGTCGAAGGACATGCGCGAGCAGCTCAAGACCATGCAGCGCGACGTCGCTTCGCTGACGGACCACGCGTCCTATCTCGCCGGCAAGATCACCTTCGTGCTCGACGCGATGCTCGGCGTCGTCAATCTCGAGCAGAACAACATCATCAAGTTGTTCTCGGTGATGGCGGTGGTGCTGATGCCGCCGACCTTGATCGCATCGATCTACGGCATGAACTTCAAGATGATGCCGGAGCTCGAATGGGCGCACGGCTATCCGATGGCGCTGGTGTTGATGCTGATCTGCGCGATCGTGCCGTACTACATCTTCAAGCTGAAGAAGTGGCTGTAA
- a CDS encoding L,D-transpeptidase, with amino-acid sequence MSLKVKLGLLAAGLMLSGCMQATTYEATNTQAFKPKDKELLAKIRYTNTPVAEPYRRAIVDYHRKEAPGSIVVDSDAHYLYYVLDGGKAIRYGITVGEEAMAWSGIAKVGAMTEWPAWHPTKSEIERLGVPTFVAAGPDNPMGSRAMYLYANGKDTLFRIHGTNQPEYIGASISSGCIRLTNEDAIDLYNRVKVGTIVVVLDPKKGDSPYKPQMALQGGGTYAAMQ; translated from the coding sequence ATGTCGCTGAAGGTGAAACTCGGACTCCTGGCCGCCGGCCTGATGTTGTCGGGCTGCATGCAGGCCACGACCTATGAGGCGACCAACACCCAGGCTTTCAAGCCGAAGGACAAGGAACTTCTCGCGAAGATCCGCTATACCAACACCCCGGTGGCCGAGCCGTATCGCCGCGCGATCGTCGACTATCACCGCAAGGAAGCTCCGGGATCCATCGTCGTCGATTCCGACGCCCATTACCTCTATTATGTGCTCGATGGCGGCAAAGCGATCCGCTACGGCATCACCGTCGGCGAAGAGGCCATGGCCTGGTCGGGCATCGCCAAGGTCGGCGCCATGACCGAGTGGCCGGCTTGGCATCCGACCAAGAGCGAGATCGAGCGCCTGGGCGTGCCGACCTTCGTGGCTGCAGGCCCGGATAATCCGATGGGCTCGCGCGCGATGTACCTCTATGCCAACGGCAAGGACACGCTGTTCCGCATCCACGGCACCAACCAGCCGGAATATATCGGCGCCTCGATTTCCTCGGGCTGCATCCGCCTGACCAACGAGGACGCGATCGATCTCTACAACCGGGTCAAGGTCGGCACCATCGTCGTCGTGTTGGATCCGAAGAAGGGCGATTCGCCCTACAAGCCGCAGATGGCCCTCCAGGGCGGCGGCACCTACGCAGCGATGCAGTAG
- a CDS encoding extensin family protein yields MVSVAAVTIALSWLMAAPPAAARSRDGGQPHTHAGFESAARRDHPVAAVPMPQPRPDTAPPRTGAKANPPADSADGAGRPANSDKETGEPGKQPSEANREAKAPPAPQLSACRQALTEEIAIAPSIPPIKGPGACGGDDLVRLEAVVLPDKRRVALTPAATMRCTMATAVANWVRSDLVPLAARLGSPIAALDNYDSYQCRGRNNIAGAQMSEHGRANALDVRGFKLADGRMIELTDRTQPRDLRETVLHSVCTYFTTVLGPDSDWYHEDHIHLDLAERRSNYRICQWDVLDPLPKVAPLMPAVRPDDAPPRETAEADEAGKGGKAAARTGSSGAAEAEKPNSEPAPSDAAEADDSEPAAPAPAPPPVHPKASKKKHKSRS; encoded by the coding sequence ATGGTTAGCGTGGCCGCCGTGACCATTGCATTGAGCTGGCTCATGGCTGCCCCGCCGGCTGCGGCACGCTCCCGGGACGGCGGCCAGCCCCATACGCACGCCGGCTTCGAATCGGCCGCGCGGCGCGATCATCCGGTGGCCGCTGTCCCGATGCCGCAGCCGCGGCCGGACACGGCGCCGCCGCGGACCGGCGCCAAGGCCAATCCGCCGGCTGATTCGGCTGACGGTGCCGGCAGACCGGCCAATTCTGACAAGGAGACCGGGGAGCCTGGCAAGCAGCCAAGCGAGGCCAATCGCGAGGCGAAGGCCCCGCCTGCGCCGCAGCTTTCCGCTTGCCGGCAAGCTCTGACCGAGGAGATCGCGATCGCGCCGTCCATCCCGCCGATCAAGGGTCCCGGCGCCTGCGGTGGCGACGACCTGGTGCGGCTGGAGGCGGTGGTGCTGCCGGACAAGCGGCGCGTGGCGCTGACGCCGGCCGCGACCATGCGCTGCACGATGGCCACTGCCGTGGCGAATTGGGTCCGCAGCGATCTGGTCCCGCTCGCCGCCAGGCTGGGCAGCCCGATTGCTGCGCTCGACAATTATGATTCGTACCAATGCCGCGGCCGCAACAACATCGCGGGCGCGCAGATGTCGGAGCACGGCCGCGCCAATGCGCTCGACGTGCGCGGCTTCAAGCTCGCGGACGGCCGCATGATCGAGCTGACGGATCGAACGCAGCCGCGCGACCTGCGCGAGACGGTGCTTCATTCGGTGTGCACGTATTTCACGACCGTGCTGGGCCCGGATTCCGACTGGTATCACGAGGATCACATCCACCTCGATCTCGCCGAGCGCCGCAGCAACTACCGCATCTGCCAATGGGACGTGCTCGATCCCCTGCCGAAGGTCGCGCCGCTGATGCCGGCGGTGCGGCCCGACGATGCGCCGCCACGGGAGACGGCGGAGGCCGATGAGGCAGGGAAGGGCGGTAAGGCCGCGGCCCGAACCGGCTCATCGGGTGCGGCGGAGGCAGAGAAGCCGAATTCCGAGCCGGCCCCCAGCGACGCAGCCGAAGCTGATGACAGCGAACCTGCAGCGCCTGCACCTGCACCGCCACCGGTGCATCCCAAGGCCAGCAAGAAGAAGCACAAGAGCCGATCCTGA
- a CDS encoding fatty-acid--CoA ligase — MLGLMQDWPLLCHRIIEHAATIHGTQEVVTRSVEGPIVRTTYRQIHDRALKVSQKLTRDGIKLGDRVATIAWNTGRHLEVWYGIMGIGAICHTVNPRLFPEQIAWIVNHAQDRIVITDLTFVPLLEKLADKLPSVERYVVLTDAAHMPETTLKNAVAYESWIGEADGDFTWSTFDENTAAAMCYTSGTTGDPKGVLYSHRSNVLHALMANNRDSLGTSAADTMLPVVPLFHANSWGIAFSAPSMGTKLVMPGPKLDGASVYELLDTEKVTYTAGVPTVWLMLLQHMQAHKLTLPHLKMVVCGGSAMPRSMIQAFLDMGIGVRHAWGMTEMSPIGTLATLKPPFLDAAGDAKLDILQTQGFPPFGVEMKITDDAGAKLPWDGKTFGRLKVSGPAVSKAYYKVDNKILDDEGFFDTGDVATVDAHGFMRITDRSKDVIKSGGEWISSIDLENLAVGHPAVAEAAVIGVYHPKWDERPLLIVQLKQGQTATREDILKYMEGKIAKWWMPDDVAFVDGIPHTATGKILKTALRDQFKAYRFPNAAA, encoded by the coding sequence ATGCTTGGATTGATGCAAGACTGGCCCCTGCTTTGCCACCGGATCATCGAGCATGCAGCGACGATCCACGGCACCCAGGAGGTCGTGACACGCTCGGTCGAAGGCCCCATCGTTCGCACCACCTATCGGCAAATCCACGACCGCGCGCTCAAGGTTTCACAGAAGCTGACGCGCGACGGCATCAAGCTCGGCGATCGCGTTGCCACCATCGCCTGGAATACCGGCCGCCATCTCGAAGTGTGGTACGGCATTATGGGAATCGGCGCGATCTGTCACACGGTCAATCCGCGCCTCTTCCCCGAGCAGATCGCCTGGATCGTCAATCACGCCCAGGATCGCATCGTCATCACCGACCTGACCTTCGTGCCGCTGTTGGAGAAGCTCGCCGACAAGCTGCCGAGCGTCGAGCGCTACGTGGTGCTCACCGACGCCGCGCACATGCCGGAGACGACGCTGAAGAACGCGGTCGCCTATGAGTCGTGGATCGGCGAGGCCGACGGCGATTTCACCTGGAGCACCTTCGACGAGAACACCGCGGCGGCGATGTGCTACACGTCCGGCACGACAGGCGATCCAAAGGGTGTGCTGTATTCGCATCGGTCCAACGTGCTGCATGCGTTGATGGCCAACAACCGCGACTCGCTCGGCACCTCGGCCGCAGACACAATGCTTCCGGTGGTTCCGCTGTTCCATGCCAACAGCTGGGGCATCGCATTCTCCGCGCCCTCCATGGGCACCAAGCTGGTGATGCCCGGCCCGAAGCTCGACGGCGCATCGGTGTACGAACTGCTCGACACCGAGAAGGTGACCTACACCGCCGGCGTGCCGACGGTATGGCTGATGCTGCTGCAGCACATGCAGGCGCACAAACTTACGCTCCCGCATCTGAAGATGGTGGTGTGCGGCGGGTCGGCGATGCCGCGCTCGATGATCCAGGCCTTCCTCGACATGGGCATCGGCGTGCGCCACGCCTGGGGCATGACCGAGATGAGCCCGATCGGCACGCTCGCCACCCTGAAGCCGCCGTTCCTCGATGCCGCGGGCGACGCCAAGCTCGACATCCTGCAGACCCAGGGCTTCCCGCCGTTCGGCGTCGAGATGAAGATCACCGACGATGCCGGAGCTAAGCTGCCATGGGACGGCAAGACCTTCGGCCGGCTCAAGGTCTCCGGACCCGCGGTGTCGAAGGCGTACTACAAGGTCGACAACAAGATTCTCGACGACGAAGGCTTTTTCGACACCGGCGACGTCGCCACTGTCGATGCCCATGGCTTCATGCGCATCACCGACCGCTCCAAGGACGTCATCAAGTCCGGCGGCGAGTGGATCTCCTCGATCGACCTGGAGAACCTCGCGGTCGGCCATCCTGCCGTCGCGGAAGCGGCCGTCATCGGCGTCTATCATCCGAAATGGGATGAGCGGCCGCTTCTGATCGTGCAGCTCAAGCAGGGGCAGACCGCGACGCGCGAGGACATCCTGAAATATATGGAGGGCAAGATCGCGAAGTGGTGGATGCCCGATGACGTCGCCTTCGTCGACGGCATCCCGCACACCGCGACCGGCAAGATCCTCAAGACCGCGCTGCGCGACCAGTTCAAGGCGTATCGCTTCCCGAACGCGGCGGCCTAA
- a CDS encoding DUF1499 domain-containing protein encodes MARRFHAPYLSEPTSSLATWTRNLAVFSVVAVLVSILILRFDFLEMKPALATFFGALGLAMLSILLGLAAFVAIWRNGSRGMSRVLLAFMIDAVVLAYPAYLALQYRKLPKIYDITTDPIDPPRFEALAALRNGDGTNTAVYAGLYSAEQQQKFYPDIEPVQIELPPDRAYAIALKLVNRRKWFVVDERAPQPPRRVGRIEAVARTPIMGFREDISIRIQPDGEDSRIDVRSASRYFDSDLGSNAARVTKLIEDLSNAGEAEAQKPVKKITPPPVAAKGNAKTVKK; translated from the coding sequence ATGGCCCGCAGGTTTCACGCCCCCTATCTGTCGGAGCCGACCTCGAGCCTCGCGACATGGACCCGCAACCTCGCGGTCTTCTCCGTCGTCGCCGTGCTGGTCTCGATCCTGATCCTGCGCTTCGACTTCCTGGAGATGAAGCCGGCGCTGGCAACGTTCTTCGGCGCCCTGGGCCTGGCTATGCTGTCGATCCTGCTCGGGCTCGCCGCCTTCGTGGCGATCTGGCGCAATGGCAGCCGCGGCATGAGCCGGGTGCTGCTCGCCTTCATGATCGATGCCGTGGTGCTGGCCTACCCGGCCTATCTGGCGCTCCAATACCGCAAGCTGCCGAAGATCTACGACATCACCACCGATCCGATCGATCCGCCACGCTTCGAGGCACTGGCCGCGTTGCGCAACGGCGACGGCACCAATACCGCGGTCTATGCCGGGCTCTATTCGGCCGAACAGCAGCAGAAATTCTATCCGGATATCGAGCCGGTGCAGATCGAGCTGCCGCCGGATCGCGCCTATGCGATCGCGCTGAAGCTGGTCAACCGGCGCAAATGGTTCGTGGTCGACGAGCGCGCGCCGCAGCCGCCGCGCCGGGTCGGCCGCATCGAGGCCGTTGCCCGCACGCCGATCATGGGCTTCCGCGAGGACATCTCGATCCGCATCCAGCCCGACGGCGAGGATTCCCGCATCGATGTTCGCTCCGCCTCGCGCTATTTCGATTCCGATCTCGGCAGCAATGCCGCGCGGGTGACCAAGCTGATCGAGGATCTCTCGAACGCCGGCGAGGCCGAGGCGCAGAAGCCGGTGAAGAAGATCACGCCGCCGCCGGTGGCGGCGAAGGGCAATGCGAAGACAGTGAAAAAGTGA
- a CDS encoding MBL fold metallo-hydrolase, with product MADNDDVPFNRNFPLQAGVVDEVRPGIRRVLCNNPSPFTFTGTVSYIVGRGKVAIIDPGPDNEAHAQALLDAVRGETVTHIIVTHTHRDHSPNTGRLKSATGATVYAEGPHRASRPRYESEKHSPESGVDRDFAPDVAVADGDVIEGQGWQLEAVATPGHTANHLAFAWGERSTTFVGDHVMGWATSIVAPPDGSMVDYMASLERLAGRPEELYFSGHGPEIPEGPRYTRFLMRHRQAREASILHRLAKGEADIPTMVRAIYIGIDPRLTTAAGYSVLAHLEDLVARGVVATEGDPVIGGTYRLV from the coding sequence ATGGCCGACAATGACGACGTTCCCTTCAACCGCAACTTTCCGCTTCAAGCGGGGGTCGTGGACGAAGTGCGACCGGGCATCCGTCGCGTCCTCTGCAACAATCCGAGCCCATTCACCTTCACCGGCACCGTCAGCTACATCGTAGGCCGCGGCAAGGTCGCGATCATCGATCCCGGCCCGGACAACGAGGCGCATGCGCAGGCGCTGCTCGATGCCGTCAGGGGCGAGACCGTCACCCACATCATCGTCACGCACACCCATCGCGACCACTCGCCGAACACCGGCCGGCTGAAATCCGCGACCGGTGCGACCGTCTATGCCGAGGGACCGCATCGCGCCTCGCGGCCGCGCTACGAGAGCGAGAAGCACAGCCCGGAGTCCGGCGTCGACCGCGATTTCGCGCCCGACGTGGCGGTTGCCGACGGCGACGTGATCGAGGGGCAGGGCTGGCAGCTCGAAGCGGTGGCGACGCCGGGGCACACCGCCAACCATCTCGCCTTCGCCTGGGGCGAGCGCAGCACGACCTTCGTGGGCGATCACGTCATGGGCTGGGCGACCTCGATCGTGGCGCCGCCCGACGGTTCGATGGTCGACTACATGGCCTCGCTGGAGCGGCTCGCAGGCCGGCCGGAGGAACTGTATTTCTCAGGTCACGGCCCGGAGATTCCCGAAGGCCCACGCTACACGCGGTTCCTGATGCGCCACCGGCAGGCCCGCGAAGCCTCGATCCTGCATCGTCTGGCCAAGGGCGAGGCGGACATTCCGACCATGGTGCGCGCGATCTATATCGGCATCGATCCGCGGCTCACGACGGCGGCCGGCTACTCCGTGCTGGCGCATCTGGAGGATCTCGTCGCCCGCGGCGTCGTCGCGACGGAAGGCGATCCGGTAATCGGCGGGACGTATCGGCTGGTGTAG
- a CDS encoding acyl-CoA dehydrogenase: protein MSARPQAKDKPAQSSFQWDDPFLLDEQLTEDERMVRDTARAYAQDKLLPRVAKAYLEEKTDREIFNEMGELGLIGITLPEEYGCANASYVAYGLVAREIERVDSGYRSMNSVQSSLVMYPIYAYGDENQRKKYLPKLASGEWVGCFGLTEPDAGSDPAGMKTRAEKVADGYRLTGSKMWISNAPIADVFVVWAKSAAHDNQIRGFILEKGMKGLSAPKIGGKLSLRASITGEVVMDGVVVPEDALLPNVSGLKGPFGCLNRARYGISWGVLGAAEDCMHRARQYTLDRKQFGKPLAATQLVQKKLADMETEIALGLQGSLRVGRLMDEGKMAPEMISIVKRNNCGKALDIARVARDMHGGNGIQIEYHVMRHAANLETVNTYEGAHDVHALILGRAITGIQAFF from the coding sequence ATGAGCGCGCGCCCTCAGGCAAAGGACAAGCCGGCCCAGTCGAGCTTCCAGTGGGACGATCCCTTCCTGCTGGACGAGCAGCTGACCGAAGACGAGCGCATGGTGCGTGACACCGCGCGCGCCTATGCCCAGGACAAGCTGCTGCCGCGCGTGGCCAAGGCCTATCTGGAAGAGAAGACCGACCGCGAGATCTTCAACGAGATGGGCGAGCTCGGCCTTATCGGCATCACGCTGCCTGAAGAATATGGCTGCGCCAATGCGAGCTACGTCGCCTACGGCCTCGTCGCGCGCGAGATCGAGCGCGTCGATTCCGGCTATCGCTCGATGAACTCGGTGCAGTCCTCGCTGGTGATGTATCCGATCTATGCCTATGGCGACGAGAACCAGCGCAAGAAATATCTGCCGAAGCTCGCCAGCGGAGAATGGGTCGGCTGTTTCGGGCTGACCGAGCCGGACGCCGGCTCCGATCCCGCGGGCATGAAGACCCGCGCGGAAAAGGTTGCCGACGGCTATCGCCTGACCGGCAGCAAGATGTGGATCTCGAACGCGCCGATCGCTGACGTGTTCGTGGTGTGGGCCAAGTCGGCCGCGCATGATAACCAGATCCGCGGCTTCATCCTCGAGAAGGGCATGAAGGGGCTGTCGGCGCCGAAGATCGGCGGCAAGCTGTCCTTGCGTGCCTCGATCACCGGCGAGGTCGTGATGGACGGCGTGGTGGTGCCGGAAGACGCGCTGCTGCCCAACGTCTCCGGCCTCAAGGGTCCGTTCGGCTGCCTCAACCGCGCCCGCTACGGCATCTCCTGGGGCGTGCTCGGCGCCGCCGAGGACTGCATGCATCGCGCCCGCCAGTACACGCTCGACCGCAAGCAGTTCGGCAAGCCGCTTGCGGCCACCCAGCTGGTGCAGAAGAAGCTCGCCGACATGGAGACCGAGATCGCGCTCGGCCTGCAGGGCTCGCTCCGGGTCGGCCGGCTGATGGACGAGGGCAAGATGGCCCCGGAGATGATCTCGATCGTCAAGCGCAACAATTGCGGCAAGGCGCTCGACATCGCCCGCGTCGCTCGCGACATGCACGGCGGCAACGGCATCCAGATCGAGTATCACGTGATGCGTCACGCCGCTAACCTTGAGACGGTCAACACCTATGAGGGCGCGCACGACGTCCACGCCCTGATCCTCGGCCGCGCCATCACCGGCATTCAGGCGTTCTTCTGA